In Hoeflea ulvae, one genomic interval encodes:
- a CDS encoding tripartite tricarboxylate transporter TctB family protein, giving the protein MSDRIMGGLGLLLALFFIWQATLIKESFISDPVGPKVFPIIIGILVGVSSLAIFFKPDEEPEWPEFSRLFEVGMTVAVMIAYAYALPLAGFVVSTAFAAAFLSWRLGTPPVKAVIAGVTIAVGIYVVFHLILGLSLARGPWGF; this is encoded by the coding sequence ATGAGCGACCGGATTATGGGAGGCCTGGGCCTCCTCTTGGCACTGTTTTTCATCTGGCAGGCGACGCTGATCAAGGAAAGCTTCATTTCCGATCCCGTCGGCCCGAAGGTGTTTCCGATCATCATCGGCATTCTTGTCGGCGTTTCCAGCCTGGCCATCTTCTTCAAGCCCGACGAGGAGCCGGAATGGCCGGAATTCAGCCGGCTGTTCGAAGTCGGCATGACGGTCGCCGTCATGATCGCCTATGCCTATGCGCTGCCGCTGGCCGGCTTCGTGGTCTCCACCGCATTCGCCGCCGCATTCCTGTCCTGGCGTCTCGGCACGCCGCCGGTCAAGGCGGTGATTGCCGGCGTGACAATCGCCGTCGGCATCTATGTCGTTTTCCATCTCATCCTGGGTCTGTCGCTTGCGCGCGGCCCATGGGGCTTTTGA